The nucleotide sequence TCGTCCTTCTCCTCCGCCGGCACGGGCCGGGGCGCGACCACACGCGCGTCGCCCTGCTCGGCGACACCCCGCTGGTACGGCACCCGCGCCGCGTCTTCCGGCTCGTCCGTGTCGCCACCGAGCGGCAGCACCGTGACGTCGTCCGAGCCCACCCGCAGCACCTGCGGCGGCAGCAGCCGCCCCGCGCCCGAGGCCACCGAGGTCCGCAGGAACCGGGAGAGCGCCGACCACGGCTCGTCCTCCTGGCCGAGCGCGGCCCGCGCCTGCTCGGTCAGCCGGGAGGTCTCCTCCTCGGCTATGCGCCTGACCAGCACGTCCTTGCTCGGGAAGCGCCGGTAGACGGTGCCCACACCGACGCGGGCGCGGCGTGCCACGTCCTCCATCGGGGCCCCGTAACCGAGCTCGCCGAAGACCTCGCGCGCGGCCCGCAGGACGTGCTCCAGATTGCGCTGGGCGTCCACCCGCAGCGGCGCGGACCTGCCGCCGACCACCGGGGCGCCGTTGCGCTCGGGCCCGGCGACGCCCGCGTGCGGGCCGTCGTCCACGGTCGCCGTCCCGGCGCCCGTCTGCCATCGTGAATCCTGAATCTGCATAAGCGTTCCCCCGCTCATGATGTCTCCCCCCGGAGACTTCCCCGCCCTGACACGGGGCTTCCGGCCGGTAGCGCTTCGGTCCACGCGCTCCCATCCGACACCCCGACGAAGTACGAACATAGTTGAGTCCGGGTCAATTCAGAAGGGGGAGTTCCGTACGGTGCGCCCCCCGATCGGAGCAAGGACCGGAACACTCCCCTTTCACACCCCCCACCGAACCGGCCACGCCCACCCTGACCTGCACCGTTCCACCCCGACCCGGTTCATACGCCACCCCGCGCCTCCGTACCCCTCCGGTCACACAATTTGCCGGGGCTGTGGACAAACCACGGACGGCGGTGCGTCATGGGACAGTGACCGAACCTGCGCGCATTCTCGTGGTCGGCGGTGGCTACGTCGGCATGTACACCGCGCTGCGCCTTCAGCGGCAGCTCAGGACCGAGCTGAGAGCCGGCGCGGCCGAGATCGTGGTGGTCACCCCCGAGCCGTACATGACGTACCAGCCGTTCCTCCCCGAGGCCGCCGCCGGTTCGATCTCCCCGCGCCACGTCGTCGTGCCGCTGCGCCGGGTCCTCGACCGCTGCCGGATCGTCATCGGTGAGGTCCAGTCCGTCGACCACGCCAAGCGGACCGCGACCCTGGCGACCCTCGCCACCGCGGAGGAGGGCACCGGCACGCTCGACCTGACGTACGACGAACTGGTCATCGCACCCGGCTCGGTCTCCCGCACCCTCCCGGTCCCCGGCCTCATCGACCACGGCATCGGATTCAAGACCGTGGAGGAGGCCATCGGCCTGCGCAACCACGTCATCGAGCAGATGGACATCGCCTCCTCGACCCGCGACCCCGCGATCCGCGACGCCGCCCTGACCTTCGTCTTCGTCGGCGGCGGGTACGCGGGCGTGGAGGCGCTCGCCGAGCTGGAGGACATGGCCCGCTACACGGCGCGGTACTACCACAACGTCAAGCCCGAGGACCTGCGCTGGGTCCTCGTCGAGGCATCGGACCGGATCCTCCCCGAGGTCGGCGAGGAGATGGGCAGATACGCCGTCCGCGAGCTGCGCGGCCGGAACATCGACGTACGCCTGGAGACCCGGCTGGAGTCCTGCGAGGACCGGGTCGCCGTCCTCAGCGACGGCACCCGGCTGCCCACCCGCACCGTCGTCTGGACCGCCGGCGTCAAGCCCGCCCCGGTCCTCGCCGAGACCGACCTGCCGCTGAACGAACGCGGCCGGCTGCGCTGCACGGCCCAGCTCGCCGTCGAGGGCGCCCCCCACGCCTGGGCGGCCGGCGACGCCGCCGCCGTCCCCGACCTGACCTCGGACGAGCCGGGCAAGGAGTGCGCGCCCAACGCCCAGCACGCCGTCCGCCAGGCGAAGGTCCTCGCCGAGAACATCACGGCCTCCCTGCGCGGACAGCCGCTCAAGGAGTACGCGCACGCGTACGCCGGCTCCGTCGCGTCGCTGGGCCTCCACAAGGGAGTCGCCCACGTCTACGGACGGAAACTCAAGGGATATCCGGCCTGGTTCATGCACCGCGCCTACCACCTCAGCCGGGTGCCCACCTTCAACCGCAAGGCCCGGGTCCTCGCCGAATGGACCCTGTCCGGCCTGTTCAAACGGGAGATCGTCTCCCTGGGCTCGCTGGAACACCCCCGCGCCGAATTCGAACTCGCCGCGGCTCCGCCCCCCGACAACGGCGACAAGCCGTCGTCCTGACATCACTGTCAGTGCACTCGTCCACACTGGACGTGTGACCATAGGTGGGCTCACACCTGCACAGCGTGACTCTGCACGGCACCGACACCACGAGGCATAGAGATCCGTGAACTTCACCCGTTGGAGCGCCCGGCTCCCCGGCACACAGCGCCGCGCGGCGCGGGGGACCGAAGGCTCCGTGCCCGCCGCCCGCGGTGAGTACGCGCAGCAGCTGGGGCACCTGACCGACACCGACGACCCCGACGACCCCGACGACGCGGCGGCCGCCGCGGCCGCCGGCGTCCCCGCCCTCGAGGACTTCTCCGTACGGGAACTCCTCGGCCGCCTCCCCGGCCTGGTCGCGCTCGTGTACGGCCCGGAGCACCGCATCGCCTACGTCAACGACGCCTATGCCGCCGCATTCGGCCCCCGCCCCGCGGGCACCACCGTCGCCGACACCTGCCCCGAGGCCGAGGAGCTGGGCCTGCTGCCCCTCCTCGACCAGGTGCTGCGCAGCGGCAAGCCGCGCACGGTCAAGTCCCGCCGCACCCAGGACGGCGGCTCGTACACGGTGACGTGCCTGCCCGTGGACAGCCCGCACCTCGACGGCGGCGGGGTCCTCGTCCACGCCGCCGACGTCACCGACCACGCCGAGGCAGCCGAGCGGCTGCGGGCCAGCGAGCGCCGGCACCGCGAGACCGCCGTCACCCTCCAGCGCTCCCTGCTCCCGCAGGACCTCGAACAGCCCGACGACCTGCGGATCGCCGCCACCTACCAGCCCGGCGGCACCGACGCGGCCGTCGGCGGCGACTGGTACGACGTGATCACCCTCGGCGCGGGCCGCACCGCCCTCGTCATCGGCGACGTGATGGGCCGGGGCGTGCGCGCCGCCGCCGTCATGGGCCAGCTCCGCACCGCCGTCCGGGCCTACGCGCGCCTGGACCTGCCTCCGCACGAAGTGCTCCAGCTCCTCGACGGCCTCGCCGCCGAGATCGACGCCAGCCAGATCGCCACCTGCGTGTACGCCATCCACGACCCCAACGAGGGCAAGCTGGTCTACGCCTCGGCGGGCCACCTCCCGATCCTCGTACGGGACGAGGACGGCACCGTCCGGCGCGCCGAGGACCCGACCGGACCCCCGCTCGGCACCGGCGGCTGGCTGCACGCCTCCGGCTCCATCGCCCTGCCGCCCGGCTCCACCGCCGTCCTCTACACCGACGGCCTGGTCGAGCGGCGCCGCGAGGACATCGACGAGGGCGTCGCCGCCCTGGCCCGCGCGCTCTCCGGCGCCAGCGGCACCCCGCAGGTGGTCTGCGACCGGCTGCTCCGCTCCCTGGGGGTCACCGCCGAGCACGACGACGACGTGGCCGTCCTGGTCGTCCAGCACCCCTCCCGTAAGGGAGCGGACGCGGAGCTCTTCCACAACGCGGCCCTGGAACTCCTCGGCGGTGTGGAGGCCGCTCCCCGCGCGCGTGCCTTCGCCTCCGGGGTCCTGTCGTCCTGGCGTTTCCCGGTCGAACTGCGCGACCTCGGAGTCCTCGCCACCAGCGAGCTGGTGGCGAACTCCCTCCAGCACGGCACCCCGCCCATGCGGCTGCGGCTGCGCCGCACCGACCGCCGGCTGATCATCGAGGTGACGGACGGCGACGACCACCTGCCGCGCCGGCGCAGGGCGGAAACGGAGGACGAGGCGGGTCGCGGGATCTCCATCATCGCGACGATCGCCTCGTCCTGGGGGAGCCGCCGCACACCGGGCGGCGGCAAAGCGGTCTGGTGCGAGTTCGCCCTGCCCGACTAGACGGGCAGGGCGGCACGGGCCGGCCTCAGGCGGCCGCGGTCTCCTTCTCGGGGATGTGCTGCGCCACGACCCGGGACGGCTTCACGGCGAGCGCCGGCTGGTTCTGCTCCGGGGTCAGCTGCCTGCCGAGGCGCACCGCGAGGAACGTGATGCCGAGCGAGAAGAGCACGAACGTCACGATGTACGGACCGTGCAGCGCGGCGCCCATGGGCCCGCCCACGGCCGGACCGACGGCCAGCGCCAACTGCTTGACCAGGGCGAAGGCCGAGTTGTACTGCCCGACCATCGACTCCGGCGCCAGATCGGCGACCAGCGGCGCCACGGTCGGCGACAGCATCGCCTCACCGAGCCCGAAGAGGGCGTACGTGGAGACGAAGGCCGCCGTCGCCATGGCCTGGCTGCCGTGCCCGAGGCCCGCGTACCCGGCGATGAGCCAGGCCACGGTCCAGATCAGACCGACGGCCGCGATCACCCGGGTCCGCTTGCGGCGCTCGACGAACTTCAGCACCAGGAACTGGGCGGCCACGATCACCGCGGTGTTGGCGGCGAGCGCGATCCCGAGCGTCGAGGGCTGGATGCCGGCGGCCTCCGTGCCGTACGCGGCGAGACCCGACTCGAACTGTCCGTAGCAGGCGAAGAAGAGGACGAAGCCCAGCACGCACAGCTGCACCATCGCCTTGTGGCCGAGCAGCGCGCGGACGCCACCGCCCTTGCCGCCCTCGGAGGGGCGGGCGCCCTGGAGCGCGGGGGAGCCCGGCATCCGCACCGTCCCGACGATCGCCGCCAGGACGAGGAACATCGCCGCCTCGATCGAGAACAGCAGGATGAAGCTGCCCGGACGGCTCGTGTCGACCAGCAGACCGCCGATCAGACCACCGACACCGAGACCCAGGTTCTGCAGGAAGAACTGCATGGCGAAGGCCCGGGTGCGGCCGACGGGCGTCGAGCACCAGACGATCATCGTGGCGAGGGCCGGCTGGAGCACGGCCGTACCGGCACCGAGCAGCGCCGCGGCCCCCACGGCCGCGGGCACGCTGGAGGCGAAGCCCATCGCCACCGCACCCACGGCGGCGGCCACCGAGGCGACCAGCAGGACGGGAACCGGCCCGCGCCGGTCGATGGCCCGCCCGCTGAAGGGCAGCACCACCAGCGCGGCCATGGCGAAGACGGCCAGCACGATGCCCGCCGTGGCCGCGCCCAGATCCCGCACCTGAGCGACGTACACATAGAGGTACGGCACGGTGAAGCCGAGTCCGAACGCGCTCAGCGCGCTGCCTGCCTGGATACGGCGCATCGCTGCGCCCCTCGCCTTGGTCACACTCACCCACTTCGGTCGCAGGTTCAGGGGTGTAGCCCTGAACCTTGAAGACTTCAACACTAAAGTTAGACTCTTAACAGTACACACCGAAGGACTTCAATGCCAACGAGACCCGTGGGATACTCCCCGCATGTCCGACAACCCCGAGCGGTCCGGCCCGCAGGCCCCCCAGGAGCCGAGCCTCGACGAGCAGATCGCCGCCTACCAGCGCGAGTTCCGCGACCTCGACCCCCAGGTCGAGAAGGTCGTCTCCGCCCTCGGCCGGCTGAACCGCCGGATGAACGTGGCGTACGGACGCCAGCTCGCCGACCTCGGCATCAGCAACGCCGAGTGGGAGGTCCTCAAGACCCTGGTCCTCTCCGGCGAGCCCTATCGCCTCGGCCCCGGCGAGCTCGCCAAGCGGCTGGGCCTCACCCCGGCCGCGATGACCCATCGCATCGACCGCATGGCGGGCGAGGGCCTGGTCACCCGCGACCGCGACGAGAACAACCGCGTCCGCGTGATCGTCGAGCTCACGGACGAGGGCCGCTCGAAGTGGCTGGAGGCCATGCGCATGGCCACGGCCTTCGAGGAGGACCTCCTCCAGGACCTGACCTCGGACGAGCGGGGCGTACTGGGCGAGATCCTGATCCGCCTGCTCCGCCGCGTGGAGCTCACCCAGCCCGACGCGGGCGGCCGCCTGACCGACCTCGACTGACGCTCTCCGGGCTCCCGGAGGGGGGTTGACACGCCCCTGCCGGATGCGTAGTGTTCTCCGAGTTGTCACAGAGCTGGAACGGTTCTTCGACAACCACTCCGCCGCTGAGAGCGGCACCTCTTACTCCGCACGATCTCCCCACCGGGATGAATTTCGGCATGCCGAAATTCAATTCGAATGGCTCGATTATGAGCCGCCGGGGAAATCCGCTAGAGTTCGAGACGTCGGAACGGCCCAACAGCCGCAAAGACAAACCCCGCTGACTGGGAATCAGACGCCGAAAGGATCTGATAGAGTCGGAACCGCCGGAAGGGCCCGGAGCGAAAGCGAACGGGACTGGAAAGCACCGAGGAAATCGGATCGGAAAGATCTGATAGAGTCGGAAACGCAAGACCGAAGGGAAGCCCGGAGGAAAGCCCGAGAGGGTGAGTACAAAGGAAGCGTCCGTTCCTTGAGAACTCAACAGCGTGCCAAAAATCAACGCCAGATTAGTTGATACCCCGTCCATCTTCGGATGGCGAGGTTCCTTTGAAAGTCCTGCCGGCCCTTGTGGCGGGTAGGCAACATACACAGCGAGGACGCTGTGGACAGTCGGCCCTATTCCGGCCTGACTGTCCCGCTCAACGCGAGTGTCACCCGATTACGGGTAAACATTCACGGAGAGTTTGATCCTGGCTCAGGACGAACGCTGGCGGCGTGCTTAACACATGCAAGTCGAACGATGAAGCCCTTCGGGGTGGATTAGTGGCGAACGGGTGAGTAACACGTGGGCAATCTGCCCTTCACTCTGGGACAAGCCCTGGAAACGGGGTCTAATACCGGATAACACCGGCTTCCGCATGGGGGCTGGTTGAAAGCTCCGGCGGTGAAGGATGAGCCCGCGGCCTATCAGCTTGTTGGTGGGGTAATGGCCTACCAAGGCGACGACGGGTAGCCGGCCTGAGAGGGCGACCGGCCACACTGGGACTGAGACACGGCCCAGACTCCTACGGGAGGCAGCAGTGGGGAATATTGCACAATGGGCGAAAGCCTGATGCAGCGACGCCGCGTGAGGGATGACGGCCTTCGGGTTGTAAACCTCTTTCAGCAGGGAAGAAGCGAAAGTGACGGTACCTGCAGAAGAAGCGCCGGCTAACTACGTGCCAGCAGCCGCGGTAATACGTAGGGCGCAAGCGTTGTCCGGAATTATTGGGCGTAAAGAGCTCGTAGGCGGCTTGTCACGTCGGGTGTGAAAGCCCGGGGCTTAACCCCGGGTCTGCATCCGATACGGGCAGGCTAGAGTGTGGTAGGGGAGATCGGAATTCCTGGTGTAGCGGTGAAATGCGCAGATATCAGGAGGAACACCGGTGGCGAAGGCGGATCTCTGGGCCATTACTGACGCTGAGGAGCGAAAGCGTGGGGAGCGAACAGGATTAGATACCCTGGTAGTCCACGCCGTAAACGTTGGGAACTAGGTGTTGGCGACATTCCACGTCGTCGGTGCCGCAGCTAACGCATTAAGTTCCCCGCCTGGGGAGTACGGCCGCAAGGCTAAAACTCAAAGGAATTGACGGGGGCCCGCACAAGCAGCGGAGCATGTGGCTTAATTCGACGCAACGCGAAGAACCTTACCAAGGCTTGACATATACCGGAAAGCATTAGAGATAGTGCCCCCCTTGTGGTCGGTATACAGGTGGTGCATGGCTGTCGTCAGCTCGTGTCGTGAGATGTTGGGTTAAGTCCCGCAACGAGCGCAACCCTTGTCCTGTGTTGCCAGCATGCCCTTCGGGGTGATGGGGACTCACAGGAGACCGCCGGGGTCAACTCGGAGGAAGGTGGGGACGACGTCAAGTCATCATGCCCCTTATGTCTTGGGCTGCACACGTGCTACAATGGCCGGTACAAAGAGCTGCGATGCCGTGAGGCGGAGCGAATCTCAAAAAGCCGGTCTCAGTTCGGATTGGGGTCTGCAACTCGACCCCATGAAGTCGGAGTTGCTAGTAATCGCAGATCAGCATTGCTGCGGTGAATACGTTCCCGGGCCTTGTACACACCGCCCGTCACGTCACGAAAGTCGGTAACACCCGAAGCCGGTGGCCCAACCCCTTGTGGGAGGGAGCTGTCGAAGGTGGGACTGGCGATTGGGACGAAGTCGTAACAAGGTAGCCGTACCGGAAGGTGCGGCTGGATCACCTCCTTTCTAAGGAGCACAGTACCGATTGCAGGCAAACGTTCTGCACGGTCAGCTCATGGGTGGAACGTTGATTAGTTGGCACGGTCTTGAGGATCACTTCACCAGTACTGCTTCGGCGTGGAACGTGATGATGAACCAAAAGGTCGTGCTTGGCACGTTGTTGGGTATCTGAGGGTACGGCCGTAAGGTTTGTATCTTCGCGATGCCGGCCCCAGTGCACTCATCTGCTTGTCGGATGGGGTGATGGGTGGCTGGTCGTTGCTTGAGAACTACACAGTGGACGCGAGCATCTGTGGCCAAGTTTTTAAGGGCGCACGGTGGATGCCTTGGCACCAGGAACCGATGAAGGACGTGGGAGGCCACGATAGTCCCCGGGGAGCCGTCAACCAGGCTTTGATCCGGGGGTTTCCGAATGGGGAAACCCGGCAGTCGTCATGGGCTGTCACCCATGCCTGAACACATAGGGCATGTGGAGGGAACGAGGGGAAGTGAAACATCTCAGTACCCTCAGGAAGAGAAAACAACCGTGATTCCGGGAGTAGTGGCGAGCGAAACCGGATGAGGCCAAACCGTATGCGTGTGATACCCGGCAGGGGTTGCGCATGCGGGGTTGTGGGATCTCTCTTTCACAGTCTGCCGGCTGTGAGACGAGTCAGAAACCGTTGATGTAGGCGAAGGACATGCGAAAGGTCCGGCGTAGAGGGTAAGACCCCCGTAGCTGAAACATTGACGGCTCGTTTGAGAGACACCCAAGTAGCACGGGGCCCGAGAAATCCCGTGTGAATCTGGCGGGACCACCCGCTAAGCCTAAATATTCCCTGGTGACCGATAGCGGATAGTACCGTGAGGGAATGGTGAAAAGTACCGCGGGAGCGGAGTGAAATAGTACCTGAAACCGTGTGCCTACAAGCCGTGGGAGCGTCGCTCATTGGGTTTACCCAATGGGTCGTGACTGCGTGCCTTTTGAAGAATGAGCCTGCGAGTTTGCGGTGCGTTGCGAGGTTAACCCGTGTGGGGAAGCCGTAGCGAAAGCGAGTCCGAATAGGGCGATTCAGTAGCGCGCTCAAGACCCGAAGCGGAGTGATCTAGCCATGGGCAGGTTGAAGCGGAGGTAAGACTTCGTGGAGGACCGAACCCACCAGGGTTGAAAACCTGGGGGATGACCTGTGGTTAGGGGTGAAAGGCCAATCAAACTCCGTGATAGCTGGTTCTCCCCGAAATGCATTTAGGTGCAGCGTCGTGTGTTTCTTGCCGGAGGTAGAGCACTGGATAGGCGATGGGCCCTACCGGGTTACTGACCTTAGCCAAACTCCGAATGCCGGTAAGTGAGAGCACGGCAGTGAGACTGTGGGGGATAAGCTCCATGGTCGAGAGGGAAACAGCCCAGAGCATCGACTAAGGCCCCTAAGCGTACGCTAAGTGGGAAAGGATGTGGAGTCGCAGAGACAACCAGGAGGTTGGCTTAGAAGCAGCCACCCTTGAAAGAGTGCGTAATAGCTCACTGGTCAAGTGATTCCGCGCCGACAATGTAGCGGGGCTCAAGCGTACCGCCGAAGTCGTGTCATTGCAGCAATAGGGCCAACGCCCGCTGTGATGGGTAGGGGAGCGTCGTGTGCCGGGTGAAGCAGCCGCGGAAGCGAGTTGTGGACGGTTCACGAGTGAGAATGCAGGCATGAGTAGCGATACACACGTGAGAAACGTGTGCGCCGATTGACTAAGGGTTCCTGGGTCAAGCTGATCTGCCCAGGGTAAGTCGGGACCTAAGGCGAGGCCGACAGGCGTAGTCGATGGACAACCGGTTGATATTCCGGTACCCGCTTTGAAACGCCCAATATCGAGCCCATTAATGCTAAGGCCGTGAAGCCGTTCCGGACCCTTCGGGGAAAGGAAAGTGGTGGAGCCGCTGACCCAAGGTGGTAGTAGGTAAGCGATGGGGTGACGCAGGAAGGTAGTCCAGCCCGGGCGGTGGTTGTCCCGGGGTAAGGGTGTAGGCCGTGTGATAGGCAAATCCGTCACACATTAAGGCTGAGACCTGATGCCGAGCCGATTGTGGTGAAGTGGATGATCCTATGCTGTCGAGAAAAGCCTCTAGCGAGTTTCATGGCGGCCCGTACCCTAAACCGACTCAGGTGGTCAGGTAGAGAATACCGAGGCGTTCGGGTGAACTATGGTTAAGGAACTCGGCAAAATGCCCCCGTAACTTCGGGAGAAGGGGGGCCACGCCTGGTGATGGAGTTTTCCTCCTGAGCTGGGGGTGGCCGCAGAGACCAGCGAGAAGCGACTGTTTACTAAAAACACAGGTCCGTGCGAAGCCGTAAGGCGATGTATACGGACTGACGCCTGCCCGGTGCTGGAACGTTAAGGGGACCGGTTAGCTCTGTTTCGACAGGGCGAAGCTGAGAACTTAAGCGCCAGTAAACGGCGGTGGTAACTATAACCATCCTAAGGTAGCGAAATTCCTTGTCGGGTAAGTTCCGACCTGCACGAATGGCGTAACGACTTCTCGACTGTCTCAACCATAGGCCCGGTGAAATTGCACTACGAGTAAAGATGCTCGTTTCGCGCAGCAGGACGGAAAGACCCCGGGACCTTTACTACAGT is from Streptomyces venezuelae ATCC 10712 and encodes:
- a CDS encoding TetR/AcrR family transcriptional regulator, whose translation is MQIQDSRWQTGAGTATVDDGPHAGVAGPERNGAPVVGGRSAPLRVDAQRNLEHVLRAAREVFGELGYGAPMEDVARRARVGVGTVYRRFPSKDVLVRRIAEEETSRLTEQARAALGQEDEPWSALSRFLRTSVASGAGRLLPPQVLRVGSDDVTVLPLGGDTDEPEDAARVPYQRGVAEQGDARVVAPRPVPAEEKDDAGASELLEVVGRLVDRAREAGELRADVTVADVLLVIATAAPALPDAVQQAAASARLLDILLEGLRSR
- a CDS encoding NAD(P)/FAD-dependent oxidoreductase, with protein sequence MTEPARILVVGGGYVGMYTALRLQRQLRTELRAGAAEIVVVTPEPYMTYQPFLPEAAAGSISPRHVVVPLRRVLDRCRIVIGEVQSVDHAKRTATLATLATAEEGTGTLDLTYDELVIAPGSVSRTLPVPGLIDHGIGFKTVEEAIGLRNHVIEQMDIASSTRDPAIRDAALTFVFVGGGYAGVEALAELEDMARYTARYYHNVKPEDLRWVLVEASDRILPEVGEEMGRYAVRELRGRNIDVRLETRLESCEDRVAVLSDGTRLPTRTVVWTAGVKPAPVLAETDLPLNERGRLRCTAQLAVEGAPHAWAAGDAAAVPDLTSDEPGKECAPNAQHAVRQAKVLAENITASLRGQPLKEYAHAYAGSVASLGLHKGVAHVYGRKLKGYPAWFMHRAYHLSRVPTFNRKARVLAEWTLSGLFKREIVSLGSLEHPRAEFELAAAPPPDNGDKPSS
- a CDS encoding ATP-binding SpoIIE family protein phosphatase encodes the protein MNFTRWSARLPGTQRRAARGTEGSVPAARGEYAQQLGHLTDTDDPDDPDDAAAAAAAGVPALEDFSVRELLGRLPGLVALVYGPEHRIAYVNDAYAAAFGPRPAGTTVADTCPEAEELGLLPLLDQVLRSGKPRTVKSRRTQDGGSYTVTCLPVDSPHLDGGGVLVHAADVTDHAEAAERLRASERRHRETAVTLQRSLLPQDLEQPDDLRIAATYQPGGTDAAVGGDWYDVITLGAGRTALVIGDVMGRGVRAAAVMGQLRTAVRAYARLDLPPHEVLQLLDGLAAEIDASQIATCVYAIHDPNEGKLVYASAGHLPILVRDEDGTVRRAEDPTGPPLGTGGWLHASGSIALPPGSTAVLYTDGLVERRREDIDEGVAALARALSGASGTPQVVCDRLLRSLGVTAEHDDDVAVLVVQHPSRKGADAELFHNAALELLGGVEAAPRARAFASGVLSSWRFPVELRDLGVLATSELVANSLQHGTPPMRLRLRRTDRRLIIEVTDGDDHLPRRRRAETEDEAGRGISIIATIASSWGSRRTPGGGKAVWCEFALPD
- a CDS encoding MFS transporter: MRRIQAGSALSAFGLGFTVPYLYVYVAQVRDLGAATAGIVLAVFAMAALVVLPFSGRAIDRRGPVPVLLVASVAAAVGAVAMGFASSVPAAVGAAALLGAGTAVLQPALATMIVWCSTPVGRTRAFAMQFFLQNLGLGVGGLIGGLLVDTSRPGSFILLFSIEAAMFLVLAAIVGTVRMPGSPALQGARPSEGGKGGGVRALLGHKAMVQLCVLGFVLFFACYGQFESGLAAYGTEAAGIQPSTLGIALAANTAVIVAAQFLVLKFVERRKRTRVIAAVGLIWTVAWLIAGYAGLGHGSQAMATAAFVSTYALFGLGEAMLSPTVAPLVADLAPESMVGQYNSAFALVKQLALAVGPAVGGPMGAALHGPYIVTFVLFSLGITFLAVRLGRQLTPEQNQPALAVKPSRVVAQHIPEKETAAA
- a CDS encoding MarR family winged helix-turn-helix transcriptional regulator encodes the protein MSDNPERSGPQAPQEPSLDEQIAAYQREFRDLDPQVEKVVSALGRLNRRMNVAYGRQLADLGISNAEWEVLKTLVLSGEPYRLGPGELAKRLGLTPAAMTHRIDRMAGEGLVTRDRDENNRVRVIVELTDEGRSKWLEAMRMATAFEEDLLQDLTSDERGVLGEILIRLLRRVELTQPDAGGRLTDLD